From Camelina sativa cultivar DH55 chromosome 20, Cs, whole genome shotgun sequence, the proteins below share one genomic window:
- the LOC104772549 gene encoding uncharacterized protein At4g04775-like: MSHVSASSTGTSTRVRVRVPGIPKLCWCGENLENSDHVFKWVDEAMINEIEQLDFQVGVLEELLKMERNRSLERKETNKMMGMVLVLSGCIIMVVIGKWWGCY, encoded by the exons ATGAGTCATGTCTCTGCATCTTCGACTGGAACCTCTACCCGCGTAAGAGTTAGAGTTCCAGGAATTCCAAAGTTGTGTTGGTGTGGTGAGAAC CTTGAGAACAGCGACCATGTGTTTAAGTGGGTAGATGAGGCGATGATAAACGAGATTGAACAATTGGATTTTCAAGTGGGTGTTCTTGAAGAATTGTTGAAGATGGAAAGGAACAGGAGCCTCGAGAGGAAGGAAACTAACAAAATGATGGGTATGGTACTAGTCTTATCTGGTTGTATTATCATGGTCGTGATTGGGAAATGGTGGGGTTGCTATTGA
- the LOC109131321 gene encoding uncharacterized protein LOC109131321 — translation MITVAIAAELLEEYTAALTRITATFLPLRPTSRRRSVRAPTTSRAESSLPRNDNSSSLAPNYSAFLLNF, via the coding sequence ATGATAACAGTTGCTATAGCCGCTGAGTTGCTTGAGGAATACACGGCGGCGCTCACTCGCATCACCGCCACATTCCTCCCGCTACGACCCACAAGTCGCCGCCGGAGCGTCAGAGCTCCAACCACCAGCCGAGCTGAATCTTCCTTGCCTCGTAACGATAACTCATCCTCACTAGCTCCAAATTACTCCGCTTTTCTCTTGAATttctga
- the LOC109131196 gene encoding uncharacterized protein At3g43530-like produces the protein MYPSPDEKVLMKKIMDHDCGWNDVDDAIADGWTKRLVKEKKTICFENMHKADVASRAIQPNPDAGNLAQKNIGQTKQGRKKVARTKVALKKVNNGLDEVENRLLKVLNSRFEKMNAKFDYLDTRLKIVEENVKQLKEVAENVANCGDVGEDEEVAENVTYCGDVGEDEEVDEATKNVADCGNVGEDEEVSKDEGVAEDKGVAEDKRVAEDEVVVQPLDCEESKEVVGDNGKEVGEEGEASNKIKNTYKRKIKMKKGAEEVG, from the coding sequence ATGTATCCATCTCCCGATGAGAAAGTTCTTATGAAGAAAATCATGGATCACGATTGTGGATGGAACGATGTGGATGATGCAATTGCAGACGGTTGGACAAAGCGTCTAGTTAAGGAAAAGAAGACaatatgttttgaaaatatgCATAAAGCAGATGTTGCTAGCCGAGCAATTCAGCCTAATCCAGATGCAGGTAATTTGGCTCAGAAAAATATTGGTCAAACAAAGCAAGGTCGGAAGAAGGTTGCTCGAACCAAGGTGGCTCTGAAGAAGGTGAATAATGGATTGGATGAGGTAGAGAACCGATTGTTGAAAGTGTTGAATAGTAGATTCGAGAAGATGAATGCGAAGTTTGATTATCTGGATACAAGATTGAaaattgtggaagagaatgtgAAACAGTTGAAAGAGGTTGCTGAGAATGTAGCGAATTGTGGGGATGTGGGTGAGGATGAAGAGGTTGCTGAGAATGTAACATATTGTGGGGATGTGGGTGAGGATGAAGAGGTTGATGAGGCTACTAAGAATGTAGCGGATTGTGGGAATGTGGGTGAGGATGAAGAGGTTTCTAAGGATGAAGGGGTTGCTGAGGATAAAGGGGTCGCTGAGGATAAAAGGGTTGCTGAGGATGAAGTGGTGGTACAACCATTGGATTGTGAAGAGAGTAAAGAGGTGGTGGGTGATAATGGAAAAGAGGTGGGTGAAGAGGGTGAGGCAAGtaacaaaatcaagaacacttacaagagaaagataaagatgAAAAAAGGAGCAGAAGAGGTGGGTTAA